From Xyrauchen texanus isolate HMW12.3.18 chromosome 36, RBS_HiC_50CHRs, whole genome shotgun sequence, one genomic window encodes:
- the LOC127630178 gene encoding phenylalanine--tRNA ligase beta subunit-like yields the protein MPTVSVKRDLLFDALGQKYTDEEFDELCFEFGLELDEITSEKDIISREQGDQKAEGASDVVLYKIDVPANRYDLLCLEGLVRGLQVFKEKMGAPRYKRVSPVNGAEPQRLVITEETASVRPHAVAAVLRNITFTQERYESFIELQEKLHQNICRKRTLVAIGTHDLDTISGPFTYTAKPPGDILFKPLNQSKVYTATELMSLYKTDSHLRHYLHIIENEPLYPIIYDSNGIVLSMPPIINGDHSKISLNTKNIFIECTATDLTKAKIVLDMMVTMFSEFCGEPFTAEEAEVVYPDGRMCVYPELAYRMETLSGDFINKKVGINESAESIAKLLTRMCLKSEVSGEDDQIQVEIPPTRSDIIHTCDIMEDAAMAYGFNNIVRTTPRTYTVANQLPLNKLTELLRQDLASAGFTEALTFALCSQEDIADKLGKNIAETRAVHISNPKTAEFEVARTSLLPGLLKTLAANRKMPLPLKLFEISDVVLKDETKDVGARNNRRLCAIFYNKSPGFEVIHGLLDRVMQLLDVKPGRNQGYHIQAAEDSTYFPGRCAEIFSRGKSIGHLGVLHPDVIRRFELTMPCSAIDVDIEPFL from the exons ATGCCGACTGTCAGCGTGAAGAGAGATCTGCTCTTTGATGCCCTCGGACAAAAATACA CTGATGAAGAGTTTGATGAACTATGCTTCGAGTTTGGCCTCGAGCTCGATGAAATC ACATCAGAGAAGGACATCATAAGCCGTGAACAGGGCGATCAGAAGGCCGAGGGGGCGTCTGATGTAGTACTGTATAAGATCGACGTTCCAGCCAACCGTTATGATCTGCTATGTCTGGAAGGACTCGTCAGGGGTCTGCAGGTCTTCAAAGAGAA GATGGGAGCGCCACGATACAAGAGGGTGAGTCCTGTGAATGGAGCAGAGCCTCAGCGGCTGGTCATAACTGAGGAG ACGGCGTCTGTGAGGCCTCACGCAGTAGCAGCTGTACTGCGCAACATCACTTTCACTCAGGAACGATACGAGAGCTTCATAGAGCTGCAGGAGAAACTGCACCAGAACATCTGCAG GAAAAGAACTCTGGTTGCCATAGGAACTCATGATTTGGACACCATCTCTGGCCCTTTCACCTACACAGCCAAACCGCCTGGTGATATCCTCTTCAAACCGCTCAATCAGAGCAAAGTATACACCGCCACCGAGCTCATGAGTCTCTATAAG ACTGACAGTCATCTGAGACACTACCTGCATATAATTGAGAATGAACCTCTCTACCCCATCATATACGACAGCAACGGAATCGTCCTGTCTATGCCTCCTATCATCAACG GGGACCATAGCAAAATTTcattaaacacaaagaacatattCATTGAGTGTACAGCCACAGATCTTACAAAG GCAAAGATTGTGCTGGACATGATGGTGACCATGTTCAGTGAATTCTGCGGGGAGCCGTTCAC GGCAGAAGAGGCAGAGGTCGTTTACCCTGATGGCAGAATGTGTGTGTATCCT GAGCTGGCTTACAGGATGGAGACGCTCTCTGGGGATTTTATCAACAAAAAAGTCGGGATCAA CGAATCAGCAGAAAGTATAGCTAAGCTGCTGACCCGGATGTGTTTGAAGTCAGAGGTCAGCGGTGAGGATGATCAGATCCAGGTTGAGATCCCGCCCACACGCTCAGATATCATCCACACCTGTGACATCATGGAGGATGCAGCTATGGCTTATGGATTTAACAATATTGTCAGGACCACGCCCCGCACTTACACGGTAGCCAATCAG CTTCCCCTAAATAAATTAACAGAGTTACTGAGGCAAGACCTTGCCTCCGCTGGATTTACTGAAGCTCTGACGTTCGCTCTG tGCTCACAAGAAGATATTGCTGATAAACTTGGGAAAAACATTGCAGAAACCAGAGCAGTGCACATCTCCAACCCAAAGACTGCAGAGTTTGAG GTGGCGCGCACATCTCTTTTACCTGGTCTCTTAAAAACACTCGCAGCTAACAGGAAGATGCCCCTTCCTCTCAAACTGTTTGAGATTTCAGATGTCGTTCTTAAGGACGAAACTAAAG ACGTAGGTGCTCGTAATAACAGGCGTCTTTGTGCCATATTCTACAACAAGAGTCCGGGTTTTGAAGTCATTCATGGACTTCTGGACCGGGTCATGCAACTGTTGGATGTCAAACCAGGCCGTAACCAAGGATACCACATCCAGGCGGCCGAAG ACTCCACCTACTTTCCTGGTCGCTGTGCTGAGATCTTTTCACGTGGCAAAAGCATCGGACACCTCGGGGTCCTTCACCCTGATGTCATCCGTCGTTTTGAGCTGACAATGCCCTGCTCTGCCATTGATGTTGACATTGAGCCATTCCTGTGA
- the LOC127630179 gene encoding sphingosine-1-phosphate phosphatase 2-like: protein MYTPVCVRKRADPQLKLGAVMWGVISYLNSPDLVADFQRFCGLVPKETCSYVTQKGLVNANGSGEDGLVKIHRRKEQQVANGTLRAQDSNSKYKCTSSKYDNKVGEHPGCNYEVKNWILYLLFMSSATLGHEVFYISCLPCIHWNLDPFLCRRLVNMWAVVMYIGQVMKDILKLPRPSAPPVVKLETRVDAEYGLPSTHAMAVTAISFTLLFSAQERVKFHFELGLIVAVILSTLVCLSRLYTGMHSALDVICGTLISAFIMAVSYPYWGTFDYLQLHSPFSPAVALVLPLFLCYKYPKLDHYSTTRGDTTIILGSSAGSSVGYWVNERLGLTFNLSGPLPVNLPPLTLVAFRLFVARFLVGVGFLVLTRQTVRWVSLRVFCWVYGASVSDTEARRRKEIEVPYKFCTYTAIGLVNSIIVNRVFVMMGLWDLGNGISV from the exons ATGTACACACCTGTGTGCGTGCGGAAACGCGCGGACCCACAACTCAAATTAGGCGCGGTCATGTGGGGGGTCATCTCGTACCTGAACAGCCCCGATCTGGTGGCTGATTTCCAACGGTTTTGTGGCCTGGTACCGAAAGAGACCTGCTCTTATGTCACTCAAAAGGGACTCGTAAACGCGAACGGTTCCGGTGAGGACGGTTTGGTGAAGATTCACCGGCGCAAAGAGCAGCAGGTGGCGAACGGGACGTTACGCGCACAGGACAGTAACTCCAAATATAAATGCACCAGTTCAAAATATGACAACAAAGTCGGA GAGCATCCTGGGTGTAATTATGAGGTGAAGAACTGGATTTTGTACTTGCTGTTTATGTCATCAGCCACTCTGGGACATGAAGTCTTTTACATCAGCTGCCTGCCCTGCATTCACTGGAACCTCGACCCGTTCCTGTGCAGACGCCTCGTCAACATGTGGGCT gtgGTGATGTATATTGGGCAGGTCATGAAGGATATTTTAAAGCTGCCTCGTCCTTCAGCTCCCCCTGTGGTCAAATTGGAGACGCGCGTGGATGCAGAGTACGGATTGCCATCCACGCATGCCATGGCAGTAACAGCCATCTCATTTACACTGCTTTTCAGTGCTCAGGAGAGAGTGAAG TTCCACTTTGAACTGGGATTGATTGTGGCCGTGATTCTGTCTACGCTGGTGTGTCTGAGTCGTCTTTATACCGGCATGCACTCTGCTCTG GATGTCATCTGTGGAACTCTAATTTCAGCCTTCATCATGGCTGTATCGTACCCTTATTGGGGAACCTTTGACTACTTGCAGTTGCACAGCCCGTTCTCTCCTGCAGTGGCATTGGTACTGCCCCTCTTCCTGTGTTACAAATACCCGAAGTTGGACCATTACAGCACCACACGGGGGGACACCACCATTATTTTAGGATCTTCGGCAGGCAGCTCAGTCGGTTACTGGGTGAATGAGAGATTGGGCCTGACCTTCAATCTATCTGGGCCCCTTCCAGTAAACCTGCCACCTCTGACCCTTGTTGCCTTCAGGCTCTTTGTTGCACGGTTCCTGGTTGGGGTGGGATTTCTGGTACTGACCCGACAGACAGTGCGATGGGTGAGCCTGCGGGTGTTCTGCTGGGTTTACGGAGCGTCTGTGAGTGACACAGAAGCTCGCCGGAGGAAAGAGATCGAAGTGCCTTACAAGTTTTGCACGTACACAGCCATCGGACTGGTCAATAGTATCATTGTGAACCGAGTGTTTGTAATGATGGGACTGTGGGATTTGGGAAATGGGATTTCTGTGTAG